A single region of the Lotus japonicus ecotype B-129 chromosome 4, LjGifu_v1.2 genome encodes:
- the LOC130712642 gene encoding uncharacterized protein LOC130712642 produces the protein MPPRQDPTNAQLAQAMAQLAQVMTQQAATAAAQAAAQLQREAEENTRRAEEDVRRAQRAERELAQDQIRMRTDFNRHGPPKFQGEVELEKADLWIQEMEKIFEALHTPDAEKVKLATFMLKGDAEYWWRSARQLMTANNVAITWESFKRAFMEKYFPETAREDMENQFLNLRQGLMTVGEYAARLETLSKHFRFFQVQVDESYLCNRFMRGLRNDIEESVRPLGIRVFQQLVEKAREVESMKNRQRGKSDSGGPIRTSRQDHAGHRKGKQSQEKPYDYQQGNNRVTGQNTPNGATYEGQGNQAQGKEVTCFKCGKVGHYANVCKEDHRVCFNCNKPGHVARDCKAPRVEAGATVNAAGGKRPIEC, from the coding sequence ATGCCTCCGAGACAGGACCCAACCAATGCTCAGCTTGCTCAAGCAATGGCACAGCTGGCTCAGGTGATGACCCAGCAGGCTGCCACTGCTGCTGCCCAAGCCGCAGCACAGCTTCAGCGGGAAGCTGAAGAGAACACCAGGAGGGCTGAAGAGGATGTTAGAAGGGCACAGAGGGCTGAGAGGGAGCTGGCACAGGACCAGATCCGTATGAGGACTGACTTCAACCGCCATGGACCACCCAAGTTCCAAGGCGAAGTTGAACTCGAGAAAGCTGATCTGTGGATTCAGGAGATGGAGAAAATCTTTGAGGCTCTCCACACTCCTGATGCTGAGAAGGTGAAATTGGCGACCTTTATGCTGAAGGGtgacgctgagtactggtggaggagtGCCAGACAGTTGATGACCGCCAACAATGTGGCCATCACTTGGGAGTCTTTCAAAAGGGCTTTCATGGAGAAGTACTTCCCAGAGACTGCCAGGGAAGACATGGAGAATCAATTCCTCAACCTGAGACAGGGGTTGATGACTGTAGGGGAATATGCTGCAAGACTGGAGACCCTGTCCAAACACTTTCGCTTTTTCCAAGTGCAAGTGGATGAGTCGTACCTATGCAACCGATTCATGAGGGGTTTGAGGAATGACATAGAAGAGtctgtgaggccattgggaatcaGAGTTTTCCAACAGTTGGTAGAGAAAGCTCGTGAAGTGGAGTCGATGAAGAATCGCCAGAGAGGCAAGTCCGACAGCGGGGGGCCAATCAGGACAAGCCGTCAAGATCATGCAGGACATAGAAAAGGGAAACAATCTCAGGAGAAGCCTTACGATTACCAGCAAGGCAACAATCGAGTTACGGGCCAGAACACACCAAATGGTGCAACCTATGAAGGTCAGGGTAACCAAGCCCAAGGGAAGGAGGTGACTTGCTTTAAGTGCGGAAAAGTAGGCCACTACGCTAATGTCTGCAAGGAAGACCATAGAGTGTGCTTTAACTGCAATAAGCCAGGGCACGTGGCAAGGGATTGCAAGGCACCAAGGGTTGAAGCAGGAGCGACCGTTAATGCTGCAGGAGGAAAGCGTCCGATTGAATGCTGA